One segment of Brassica napus cultivar Da-Ae chromosome C3, Da-Ae, whole genome shotgun sequence DNA contains the following:
- the LOC106385950 gene encoding transcription factor MYB41 has protein sequence MGRSPCCDENGLKKGPWTQEEDEKLIDHIQKHGHGSWRALPKQAGLNRCGKSCRLRWTNYLRPDIKRGNFTEEEEETIINLHSLLGNKWSSIASNLPGRTDNEIKNYWNTHLRKKLLQMGIDPVTHRPRTDHLNVLAALPQLIAAANFNNLLNLNQNVQLDATTLAKAQLLHNMIQVLSTNNNNIPSSSPLTMQTNNNLFGQSSYLENQSLFGQPQNFSHVPGANHDEKMMVENQLIDQPLDSFSSLMQMDVQDDHNSLPLLAAASPEEFKQSQMMIKNKDIVHRHDTSNPSSSNSSFTQDHHQPWCDTIDDEAGDSYWKEIMEQTCSEPWPFPE, from the exons ATGGGGAGATCTCCGTGTTGCGACGAGAATGGGCTGAAGAAAGGgccatggacacaagaagaggaTGAGAAACTGATTGATCACATTCAAAAACACGGTCATGGAAGCTGGAGAGCTCTTCCTAAGCAAGCCGGTTTAAACCGATGTGGAAAGAGTTGTAGACTGAGATGGACCAACTACTTGAGACCTGACATCAAGAGAGGAAACTTCactgaagaggaagaagaaaccaTCATCAACCTCCATTCGCTTCTTGGAAACAA GTGGTCGTCAATAGCCAGTAATCTTCCTGGAAGAACGGACAATGAAATCAAAAACTATTGGAACACACATTTGAGAAAGAAACTGCTCCAAATGGGGATTGACCCGGTGACACATAGGCCTCGAACCGACCATCTGAACGTGTTAGCCGCTCTCCCACAACTTATCGCCGCCGCAAATTTCAACAACCTCTTGAATCTCAATCAAAATGTGCAACTGGATGCAACAACTCTTGCCAAAGCTCAATTATTACACAACATGATTCAAGTCCTTagcaccaacaacaacaacattccAAGTTCTTCTCCATTAACCATGCAGACCAATAACAATCTCTTTGGCCAATCTTCTTACTTAGAGAACCAAAGTCTTTTTGGTCAACCTCAAAACTTCTCTCACGTTCCTGGGGCTAACCACGACGAGAAAATGATGGTAGAAAACCAACTGATTGATCAGCCTTTggattctttttcttctctgaTGCAAATGGATGTTCAAGATGATCATAATTCGCTTCCTCTATTGGCTGCGGCATCTCCTGAGGAATTTAAACAAAGCCAGATGATGATCAAAAACAAAGACATCGTTCACCGTCATGATACTTCTAACCCTTCATCATCAAACTCGTCGTTCACACAAGATCACCATCAGCCATGGTGTGACACTATTGATGATGAAGCAGGTGATTCTTATTGGAAAGAGATCATGGA GCAAACGTGTTCGGAACCATGGCCGTTCCCTGAATAG